A single Pedobacter sp. PACM 27299 DNA region contains:
- a CDS encoding hybrid sensor histidine kinase/response regulator transcription factor yields the protein MFNPFRTLAITVSLLWITLPSAAIDFSSVFYLGIENGLSNNEVNCLFQSRDGFMWFGTFDGLNRYDGYSFKIFRKKLKDGNSLINNRIQCLAEDEAGNLWIGTMGGVSIYNAAKEKFNTLYFNALSKKGKQLVDNTTVLKREGKNDMLIGTAKDGLLLYMAATGKTIQIPFVSGSSKRVSYQVTAIERDKNNQVWLFIEGLGLCKYDRKTQTVSLLSNTLKNVSCIQADTLGNLWLGTSSGIYNYRIADRTFSFRPLPRPVTSLYFDQSDQLCITTDGGGIFMININEEKMTQPFRLNEKELFTSTAIKGMLRDHQGRVWVATLRGGINVIDNQRYRFKTLNPDPLEKNSYHNYFISSFAEDAANNIWIGTDGNGLDRWDRKRNIYVNYKKEARNGLTSNNITTILNDHQNTIWLATWGGGIHRFQKSAGTFEHFSCIHPVSGLEFKNVWKLYEDKQHNLWASTFDNGGLYKFNPALKRFELFDDAIGNILCFMEDRKGDLWAGTDSKLIRIDRRLKKHLVYHIGHRVRAILEDKGAILWLGTEGGGLLSLNTSSKKYRRFTESDGLPNNAVLNILPDQEGALWLSTFYGLSKFNPTTKKFHNFFASDGLQSNQFSYLAAAKLKSGELIFGGIKGFNVFSAEKISFSRDKQQILLTEVSIDNKPVSESLNAEFVKKTTAGVIDQLLIPYHKASLSFGFISLEYSKPDKINYAYFLEGWDNNWINAGKVRTANYSRLKEGTYTFHIKASNSEGEWGDEQLVSIVVLPPWQRTWWAYALYALVIGLGVYLYVRYKRQQLDLNYKVRLAQMETEKEKELNEKKLSFFTNITHELRTPLTLIVNPVKELIGKTEDTLKKELTVIYRNASRLLTLVDQLMLFRTTDQETAKVQLSELNFYQLCKDTFESYQKIALSKHIHYEFECANHDLMIFGDYEKLEIIFFNLLSNAFKFTPSNGSILFKVEENETEVSVFINDTGCGINENVKNKLFEKYYQGKNSAKNKEIGFGIGLYLAKQFIDCHQGELSYSSEPGTGTSFQIKLKKGMWFDPATPAAVPLENKLLQRPEQIPAEEITEVPNINTLEITEKRSLLIVDDNMELRQYLKKIFSPQFVVYEAENGLAGFELAQKLVPDLVISDVLMEEGNGVELCKKIKTEPMLNHIPVILLSGLSSAESKLKGIESGADDYIIKPFDKDLLLAKINAVLDNRDTLHQYFRDNITLRNNNQKISATYKAFLEKCIAIVEENLSNEDFNAQWLARSCNLSYSILYKKVKSISGLSLNAFIRSIRLRKAALLMLSTNTNVNEAAFQVGIYDIKFFRLQFKKLYGMNPSDYIKKYRNSFSKEFNLIK from the coding sequence ATGTTTAATCCTTTTAGAACTCTTGCGATCACTGTTTCATTATTATGGATCACCTTACCTTCAGCTGCAATTGACTTTTCTTCGGTATTCTATTTAGGTATTGAAAATGGCCTTTCTAACAATGAGGTAAATTGTCTTTTTCAGAGCAGGGATGGTTTCATGTGGTTTGGTACTTTTGATGGATTGAACCGTTATGATGGCTACAGTTTCAAGATCTTCAGAAAGAAGCTGAAAGATGGAAATTCACTGATCAACAACAGGATCCAATGTCTTGCGGAAGATGAGGCTGGAAATCTGTGGATTGGCACGATGGGCGGGGTATCCATTTATAATGCGGCGAAGGAGAAGTTTAATACGCTGTATTTTAATGCACTTTCGAAAAAAGGAAAGCAGCTGGTGGACAATACCACGGTATTAAAAAGAGAAGGAAAAAATGATATGCTGATCGGGACTGCTAAGGACGGCTTACTGCTGTATATGGCAGCAACAGGAAAGACCATCCAGATTCCGTTCGTATCCGGTTCTTCAAAACGTGTTTCGTATCAGGTAACGGCCATAGAAAGGGATAAAAATAACCAGGTTTGGTTGTTTATTGAAGGCCTGGGTTTGTGTAAATACGATAGAAAAACACAAACGGTTAGTCTCTTGAGTAATACCTTAAAAAATGTCTCCTGTATTCAGGCAGATACTTTGGGCAACCTGTGGCTGGGTACAAGTTCGGGGATCTATAACTATAGGATTGCTGACCGAACATTCTCTTTCAGGCCATTGCCCCGACCAGTAACCAGTTTGTATTTCGATCAGTCTGATCAGCTTTGCATCACCACAGATGGCGGGGGGATTTTCATGATCAACATCAATGAAGAAAAGATGACCCAGCCTTTTAGGCTGAATGAAAAGGAACTTTTTACCAGCACGGCGATAAAAGGAATGTTAAGAGACCATCAGGGCAGGGTCTGGGTGGCCACATTAAGAGGGGGAATCAATGTCATAGACAATCAGCGATACCGATTTAAAACCCTTAATCCTGATCCTTTAGAAAAGAACAGTTACCATAACTATTTTATTTCTTCATTCGCTGAGGATGCTGCCAATAACATTTGGATAGGGACGGATGGGAATGGACTGGACCGCTGGGACCGCAAAAGGAATATATATGTAAACTATAAAAAGGAAGCCAGGAATGGCTTGACAAGCAACAACATCACGACCATTTTAAATGACCATCAAAATACCATTTGGCTGGCTACCTGGGGCGGGGGAATCCATCGTTTCCAGAAGTCAGCAGGGACTTTTGAGCATTTTAGCTGTATCCATCCTGTCAGTGGTTTAGAGTTTAAAAATGTATGGAAATTATACGAGGACAAACAACACAATTTATGGGCAAGTACGTTCGACAATGGCGGATTGTACAAGTTCAATCCAGCGCTGAAACGTTTTGAGTTATTTGATGATGCGATTGGCAATATCCTTTGCTTTATGGAGGATCGTAAAGGCGATTTATGGGCGGGAACGGATAGTAAGTTAATCCGCATCGACAGGCGCTTGAAAAAACACCTGGTTTATCATATTGGACATCGGGTAAGGGCTATTCTGGAGGATAAAGGAGCTATTTTATGGCTTGGAACGGAGGGCGGTGGATTGCTTTCACTAAATACCAGCAGCAAGAAGTACAGGCGATTTACAGAAAGCGATGGATTGCCGAATAATGCGGTATTGAATATCTTGCCTGATCAGGAGGGCGCGCTTTGGCTGAGTACTTTTTATGGGCTTTCGAAATTCAATCCGACCACTAAAAAGTTTCATAATTTCTTTGCCTCTGATGGCTTGCAAAGCAATCAGTTCAGTTACCTGGCAGCGGCCAAATTGAAATCCGGAGAATTGATATTCGGAGGGATCAAAGGTTTTAATGTGTTCTCAGCAGAGAAAATCAGCTTCTCCAGGGATAAACAGCAGATCTTGCTGACGGAGGTAAGTATAGATAATAAGCCTGTAAGCGAGAGTTTAAATGCGGAGTTTGTTAAGAAAACAACGGCCGGAGTCATCGATCAGCTCCTGATCCCTTACCATAAGGCATCGCTGTCTTTTGGCTTTATTAGTCTGGAGTATTCTAAACCTGATAAGATTAATTATGCCTATTTTTTGGAAGGATGGGATAACAACTGGATCAATGCAGGAAAAGTAAGGACCGCAAATTACAGCAGGTTAAAAGAAGGAACATATACGTTTCATATCAAAGCAAGCAATAGCGAAGGGGAATGGGGGGATGAACAATTAGTCAGCATTGTGGTGCTGCCACCCTGGCAGCGAACCTGGTGGGCTTATGCTTTGTATGCTTTGGTGATTGGGCTGGGCGTTTATTTGTATGTCAGGTATAAGCGTCAGCAGCTCGACCTGAACTATAAAGTGCGTCTGGCACAAATGGAAACTGAAAAAGAAAAAGAACTCAATGAGAAGAAGCTTTCCTTTTTTACAAACATCACCCATGAATTGAGAACTCCGCTCACTTTAATTGTGAACCCGGTTAAGGAACTGATAGGTAAAACAGAAGATACGTTAAAAAAGGAATTGACGGTGATCTATAGAAATGCGAGCCGTTTATTGACTTTAGTGGACCAGCTGATGCTGTTCAGGACAACGGATCAGGAAACGGCTAAGGTTCAGCTCAGTGAATTGAATTTTTACCAGCTGTGTAAAGATACTTTTGAAAGCTATCAGAAAATTGCTTTGAGCAAGCATATTCATTATGAGTTTGAATGTGCAAATCATGACCTGATGATTTTTGGGGACTATGAGAAGCTGGAAATTATCTTTTTTAACCTCCTTTCCAATGCTTTTAAATTTACGCCTTCCAATGGCAGTATCTTGTTTAAGGTGGAAGAAAATGAAACTGAGGTTAGCGTTTTTATCAACGACACCGGATGTGGGATCAATGAAAATGTGAAGAATAAACTCTTTGAAAAGTATTACCAGGGAAAAAATAGCGCAAAGAATAAGGAGATCGGATTTGGCATTGGTTTGTATCTGGCAAAGCAATTTATTGATTGTCATCAGGGAGAATTGAGCTATTCCAGCGAGCCGGGTACAGGGACTTCATTTCAAATCAAACTGAAAAAAGGAATGTGGTTTGATCCCGCTACCCCGGCAGCAGTGCCACTGGAAAATAAGCTGCTGCAGCGCCCAGAGCAGATTCCAGCCGAAGAAATTACTGAGGTTCCCAATATCAATACACTGGAGATCACTGAAAAAAGATCATTACTGATTGTCGATGATAACATGGAACTGCGGCAGTACCTGAAAAAGATCTTTAGTCCGCAGTTTGTAGTATATGAAGCGGAGAACGGTCTGGCAGGCTTTGAACTGGCACAAAAACTGGTGCCTGATCTGGTGATCAGTGATGTGCTGATGGAAGAAGGAAATGGGGTGGAGCTCTGTAAAAAGATAAAAACTGAGCCTATGCTGAACCATATTCCTGTGATTCTTTTATCTGGCCTCAGCTCTGCGGAAAGTAAATTGAAGGGGATTGAAAGTGGGGCAGATGATTACATCATTAAGCCGTTTGACAAGGACTTGCTGCTGGCTAAAATCAATGCGGTATTAGACAACAGGGATACCTTGCACCAATATTTTAGAGACAACATTACCCTCCGGAATAACAATCAGAAAATATCTGCGACCTATAAAGCTTTTCTGGAGAAATGTATTGCCATTGTGGAGGAGAATTTAAGCAATGAAGATTTCAATGCGCAATGGCTGGCCAGGTCTTGTAATTTGAGTTATTCTATCCTCTACAAAAAAGTGAAATCCATTTCCGGCCTTTCTTTAAATGCATTTATACGGTCTATTCGGTTGCGTAAGGCGGCATTGTTGATGCTGAGCACCAATACCAATGTGAACGAAGCCGCATTTCAGGTGGGGATTTATGACATCAAGTTTTTCAGGCTGCAATTCAAGAAATTGTATGGGATGAATCCTTCTGATTATATTAAGAAATACCGAAATTCCTTTAGTAAAGAATTTAACCTGATCAAATAA
- a CDS encoding rhodanese-like domain-containing protein encodes MENQLRMDAQIKHYENKLAFEMDPSDLFEALKNGEKVIAMDARKVFGFEAEHIPGAINIPHREMNLESTKHLDKDFTYVTYCDGIGCNASTKGALNMTRLGFKVKELIGGLEWWKLDGYATAGTKAGDAGEQIQCAC; translated from the coding sequence ATGGAAAATCAACTCAGGATGGATGCACAAATTAAACATTATGAAAACAAGCTGGCTTTTGAAATGGATCCTTCAGATTTGTTTGAAGCCCTAAAGAACGGTGAAAAAGTAATTGCGATGGATGCCAGGAAGGTCTTTGGATTTGAAGCAGAGCATATTCCTGGTGCCATCAATATTCCCCATAGGGAGATGAATCTAGAAAGTACAAAACATCTGGATAAGGATTTTACCTATGTCACCTATTGCGATGGAATTGGCTGCAATGCTTCCACAAAAGGCGCTTTAAATATGACCAGACTTGGTTTTAAGGTCAAAGAACTGATTGGTGGACTGGAATGGTGGAAGCTTGATGGCTATGCAACAGCGGGGACAAAAGCAGGTGATGCTGGCGAGCAAATCCAATGCGCTTGTTAA
- a CDS encoding GlxA family transcriptional regulator, producing MKHITILIPGGKTNINSMACIIGAYEILTAANDYWVGNGKQPLYEIEMAGLSPRAELMKGLLTLKTEKNISAIQKTDLILIPSLNHKEDENDNESQAMLDWINAHYRKGAEIASMCSAAFVLAAAGLLDGKKCATHWCFADAFQKKFPKVNLQVEQLITDEHRIYTNGGGYSFLNLVIYLVEKYYDRQTAIYCSKIFQIEIDRQSQSAFIIFAGQKHHSDEMVKKAQAYIESNLEDKISMEALSSRFAIGRRNFDRRFIKATGNTPVEYTQRVKMEFAKKEFETTRKTINEIMYAVGYSDTKAFREVFRKITGISPLEYRGKYNKEAAIRA from the coding sequence ATGAAACACATCACGATTTTAATTCCTGGTGGAAAAACCAATATCAACAGCATGGCCTGCATCATAGGCGCTTATGAAATACTGACGGCGGCAAATGATTACTGGGTAGGAAATGGAAAACAGCCCTTATATGAAATTGAAATGGCGGGGCTTTCCCCTCGTGCGGAACTCATGAAAGGTTTACTCACCTTAAAAACAGAAAAGAACATCTCTGCTATACAAAAGACAGACCTGATTCTGATTCCTTCCCTCAACCATAAAGAAGACGAAAACGATAACGAAAGTCAGGCAATGCTGGATTGGATCAACGCACATTATCGCAAAGGCGCCGAAATAGCCAGCATGTGCAGTGCGGCATTTGTATTGGCAGCAGCAGGTTTGTTAGATGGGAAAAAATGTGCGACGCATTGGTGTTTCGCGGATGCTTTTCAGAAAAAATTCCCTAAAGTAAACCTGCAAGTTGAGCAGTTAATTACGGATGAACATCGAATTTATACCAATGGTGGTGGCTATTCCTTTCTCAATCTGGTCATCTACCTGGTAGAAAAATATTACGACCGACAAACTGCTATTTATTGCTCTAAAATCTTCCAGATTGAAATAGACCGACAAAGTCAGTCGGCATTTATCATATTTGCCGGACAAAAGCACCACAGCGATGAAATGGTAAAAAAAGCACAAGCCTATATTGAAAGCAACCTGGAGGATAAAATTTCGATGGAAGCTTTGTCTTCCAGATTCGCTATAGGGAGAAGAAACTTCGACAGGAGGTTCATAAAAGCGACCGGCAATACCCCAGTGGAGTATACACAGCGCGTCAAGATGGAATTTGCAAAAAAAGAATTTGAAACTACCCGGAAAACAATTAATGAAATCATGTATGCGGTTGGTTACTCAGACACAAAGGCATTCCGGGAAGTCTTTAGGAAAATCACAGGAATCTCCCCACTGGAGTACCGTGGCAAGTACAATAAAGAGGCAGCGATCCGGGCCTAG
- a CDS encoding SRPBCC family protein codes for MKQAMESKNFTATLLVDQTPEQVFNAVKNVRGWWSENIEGGTENLNDVFKYHYEDIHRTKIKLIEVLPNKKIVWYVMENRFNFTKDQEEWTGDQMIFEITEKGGHTQLQFTQVGLVPDYECYEICFSSWNHYILDSLQSLITTGKGLPTIKEGKSLSS; via the coding sequence ATGAAACAAGCTATGGAAAGTAAAAACTTTACTGCGACACTATTGGTCGATCAAACTCCGGAACAAGTGTTCAATGCCGTTAAAAATGTACGTGGATGGTGGTCAGAGAATATTGAAGGAGGTACCGAAAACTTAAATGATGTATTTAAGTATCATTATGAAGACATACACCGCACAAAAATTAAGCTGATAGAGGTGCTGCCTAACAAGAAAATAGTTTGGTATGTGATGGAAAATAGGTTCAATTTTACCAAGGATCAAGAGGAATGGACAGGCGATCAAATGATTTTTGAGATTACTGAAAAAGGCGGTCATACGCAGCTGCAATTTACGCAGGTAGGTCTGGTTCCTGATTATGAATGTTACGAGATCTGTTTCAGTTCCTGGAATCATTATATTTTGGATAGTCTACAAAGTTTAATCACTACGGGCAAAGGGTTGCCAACTATTAAGGAAGGAAAATCCCTATCTTCATGA
- a CDS encoding toxin-antitoxin system YwqK family antitoxin, giving the protein MNLPQNLALKLSCSFLLLSTNLFAQLPEEISWKHLLKTYNQDSTEMVLSLNNKLLEGQYKIPSDEGGFALYTIKKGKITGEAFWYTQGGRMECKLHFKDGVRNGLKENYDNDDQVWLRQEYKDGKQDGISEMYRSGKVINKSSYKAGKKDGQSLTYSGDQLSTEANYENDKRNGLYRVYQNGQIITENNYKDDLQHGLSSTYLSGKKSMASTYENGKRHGVSYMYKPDGTVLFESYYLLGDKVSKDAFEKYQESHQK; this is encoded by the coding sequence ATGAACCTCCCTCAAAATCTTGCGCTAAAGCTCAGCTGCTCTTTTCTTTTGCTAAGTACAAATCTTTTCGCGCAGCTGCCGGAAGAAATCAGCTGGAAACATTTGCTGAAGACCTATAACCAGGATAGTACTGAAATGGTGCTTTCCCTGAATAATAAACTATTGGAAGGCCAGTATAAGATCCCTTCAGATGAAGGAGGTTTTGCTTTGTATACGATTAAAAAAGGGAAGATTACAGGCGAAGCTTTTTGGTATACGCAGGGTGGAAGGATGGAGTGTAAACTGCATTTTAAAGATGGCGTACGTAATGGTTTAAAGGAAAATTACGACAATGATGATCAGGTTTGGCTGCGTCAGGAATATAAAGATGGCAAGCAGGATGGCATCAGCGAAATGTACAGAAGCGGTAAAGTCATTAATAAATCAAGCTATAAGGCGGGTAAAAAAGACGGTCAGTCTTTAACCTATTCTGGTGATCAGCTGAGTACCGAAGCCAATTATGAGAATGACAAAAGGAATGGCCTTTATCGGGTGTACCAGAATGGCCAGATCATCACAGAAAATAATTACAAAGACGACTTACAGCACGGTTTGTCGAGCACCTACCTTTCTGGTAAAAAGAGCATGGCTTCTACCTACGAAAATGGCAAAAGACACGGTGTTTCTTATATGTACAAACCTGATGGAACTGTCCTTTTTGAAAGCTATTACCTGCTTGGAGATAAGGTGAGCAAAGATGCTTTTGAAAAATATCAGGAAAGTCATCAAAAATAA
- a CDS encoding 2OG-Fe(II) oxygenase, with protein sequence MEKLQNKETIVRNPVDWPTVTEEMHEKGFALVPAFLSAEQCGELIDGYHQPDAYRKTVLMERYRFGLGEYKYFNYPLPDLIQHMRTALYPKLAVIANAWMKVLNIATVFPAEHQELIQQCNENNQTKATVLILKYGPGGFNTLHQDLYGEVYFPIQCVMFLNEPAQDFTGGESVLTEQIPRAQSKAIVLQPKKGDLLIFTTNFRPVRGSKGYYRVNMKHGVSEVHTGARHTLGIIFHDALS encoded by the coding sequence ATGGAAAAGCTGCAAAATAAAGAAACCATAGTGAGGAATCCGGTAGATTGGCCTACCGTAACGGAGGAAATGCATGAAAAAGGATTTGCGCTGGTTCCTGCATTCCTTTCCGCCGAACAATGCGGGGAATTGATCGATGGTTATCATCAGCCGGATGCTTACCGAAAAACAGTGCTGATGGAACGCTATCGTTTTGGCCTTGGTGAGTATAAATATTTCAATTATCCATTACCTGACCTTATCCAGCACATGAGAACAGCGCTATATCCAAAGCTGGCAGTCATTGCAAATGCCTGGATGAAAGTGCTGAATATTGCGACAGTTTTTCCAGCCGAACATCAGGAGCTGATACAGCAGTGCAACGAAAATAATCAAACCAAAGCAACAGTACTGATTTTAAAATATGGTCCAGGTGGATTCAATACTTTGCATCAGGATTTGTATGGGGAGGTCTATTTTCCAATCCAATGTGTGATGTTTTTAAATGAACCAGCACAGGATTTTACTGGCGGCGAGTCTGTGTTAACAGAACAAATACCTAGAGCACAATCAAAAGCGATTGTACTACAACCCAAAAAAGGGGATCTGTTGATCTTTACCACGAACTTCAGACCAGTACGTGGGAGCAAAGGGTATTATCGCGTCAATATGAAACACGGAGTAAGTGAAGTTCATACGGGAGCACGCCATACGCTGGGTATCATTTTTCACGATGCTTTGAGTTAA
- a CDS encoding Ada metal-binding domain-containing protein — MCKSGKRMKKENRVFFSSQEAAVKHGFRPCGHCMKTEYKSYLMAIR; from the coding sequence ATGTGTAAATCTGGTAAGCGAATGAAAAAAGAGAACAGGGTTTTCTTTAGTTCTCAGGAAGCAGCAGTTAAGCATGGTTTTCGACCCTGCGGACATTGCATGAAAACCGAATATAAGAGTTATCTAATGGCCATACGATAG
- a CDS encoding lycopene cyclase family protein → MEHFDYIIAGGGCAGRSLAVRILPYIQASNKRVLLVDYEEKKSNDRTWCFWEEHPDVFEPAVYRKWDRLSFASKFLHQELDIKPYQYKMIRGLDFYAHTDQLLADQPQLIRLQGKVEKQYTEKDQAYVVIDGKTFSADYVFSSIPQVQEKKPDRYQYFLQHFEGWLIETEGNTFDQECATLMDFNTSQQAGTSFVYVLPLSSNRALVEYTIFSKQELAPEDYSAALQQYIQEQLKCMQYTIIEKEHGVIPMTDHPIKRQQERIIYLGTAGGFTKGSTGYTFRFIQKHTAAIVKQLMESGHPNLPAISSPRFALYDATLLHLLDSERISGEEIFSRMFEKNSARKILKFLDNESTLLEEVQIFSTLQKTEFAMALLNRTIKIMSNS, encoded by the coding sequence ATGGAGCACTTTGATTACATCATCGCCGGAGGCGGATGTGCTGGACGAAGCCTTGCAGTACGGATACTCCCCTATATCCAGGCCAGCAATAAACGCGTACTGCTCGTAGACTATGAGGAGAAAAAATCCAACGACAGAACCTGGTGTTTTTGGGAAGAACATCCGGATGTATTTGAACCTGCCGTATATCGGAAATGGGACCGCTTATCATTTGCCAGCAAATTCCTTCATCAAGAATTAGACATCAAGCCCTATCAATATAAAATGATCCGTGGACTGGATTTCTATGCACATACGGATCAATTATTAGCAGATCAGCCGCAGTTGATCCGCTTACAAGGAAAGGTAGAAAAGCAGTACACGGAAAAAGATCAGGCTTATGTAGTGATTGATGGGAAGACTTTCAGCGCTGATTATGTGTTCAGCAGTATTCCCCAGGTCCAGGAGAAAAAACCTGATCGTTACCAATATTTCCTGCAGCATTTTGAAGGCTGGCTGATAGAAACTGAAGGCAATACCTTTGACCAGGAATGTGCGACATTGATGGACTTTAACACCTCACAGCAAGCAGGCACCTCATTTGTTTATGTATTGCCGCTCAGCTCAAATCGCGCTTTAGTGGAATACACGATCTTTTCTAAGCAAGAATTAGCTCCAGAAGATTATAGCGCCGCATTGCAGCAATACATCCAAGAGCAGCTAAAATGCATGCAATATACCATCATAGAAAAGGAACATGGTGTAATTCCAATGACTGATCATCCCATCAAAAGGCAGCAGGAGCGTATTATTTATCTAGGTACTGCAGGAGGATTTACAAAAGGCTCTACCGGTTATACCTTTAGATTTATCCAGAAACATACCGCAGCAATTGTGAAACAATTGATGGAGTCCGGGCATCCCAATCTTCCAGCAATTTCATCACCAAGGTTTGCCCTCTATGATGCCACGCTTTTACATTTGCTCGATTCTGAACGCATTTCAGGTGAGGAGATCTTCTCCAGGATGTTCGAGAAAAACAGCGCCAGGAAAATCCTGAAATTCCTGGACAATGAATCTACTCTTTTAGAAGAAGTACAGATTTTCAGTACGCTGCAGAAAACAGAGTTTGCAATGGCTTTATTGAACCGTACTATAAAAATAATGAGCAACAGTTAG
- a CDS encoding sterol desaturase family protein, whose translation MDNWMIYLLITIGTFIFMEGVAWFTHKYVMHGLLWVLHKDHHQKKPHFFEKNDAFFIIFATPSILLFFFGAEKGFNWLFYIGLGILLYGIAYFMIHDVVIHQRFKWFSRSDNKYIKTIKRAHKMHHKHLDRHHGESFGMLFAARKYWQHSQKNKHGAL comes from the coding sequence ATGGATAACTGGATGATTTATTTATTGATTACCATAGGTACTTTTATCTTCATGGAAGGAGTGGCATGGTTTACACACAAATATGTCATGCACGGACTATTGTGGGTATTGCATAAAGACCACCATCAGAAAAAACCACATTTCTTTGAAAAGAACGACGCCTTTTTCATAATATTTGCTACACCTAGTATTTTATTGTTCTTTTTCGGTGCGGAAAAGGGGTTCAACTGGTTGTTTTATATAGGATTAGGAATTTTACTTTATGGTATCGCCTATTTCATGATCCATGATGTGGTGATCCATCAACGTTTCAAGTGGTTTTCAAGGAGCGATAACAAGTATATAAAAACGATCAAAAGAGCCCATAAAATGCACCATAAGCACCTGGACAGGCATCATGGAGAATCCTTTGGCATGTTGTTCGCAGCAAGAAAATATTGGCAGCACTCTCAAAAGAACAAACATGGAGCACTTTGA
- a CDS encoding phytoene/squalene synthase family protein, whose product MKEIYDKLSAACSEMITKRYSTSFSLGIYFLEEKLRHPIYAIYGFVRLADEIVDSFHDYDKPILLSKFKRDCFEAIEDGISLNPILNSFQQVVNKYDIDKELIELFLRSMEMDLEQALYTPEKYNEYILGSAQVVGLMCLQVFTEGDKLQYEKLKDSAMQLGSAFQKVNFLRDINADYYTLSRSYFPNVNLSAFSNTEKKLIEEEIEEEFKRALIGIRQLPASSRNGVYLAYVYYKKLFQKIKSSTAEKVMSQRIRISNAHKFGLMFDSIIRYKTNTI is encoded by the coding sequence ATGAAAGAGATATACGATAAGCTGTCAGCAGCCTGCAGCGAAATGATCACCAAGCGTTACAGTACCAGCTTTTCTTTAGGCATCTATTTTTTAGAGGAAAAACTGCGTCATCCGATATATGCCATTTATGGTTTTGTAAGGCTGGCGGATGAAATTGTAGATAGCTTCCATGATTATGATAAGCCTATTTTACTCTCTAAATTTAAAAGAGATTGCTTTGAAGCGATTGAAGATGGAATTAGCCTAAACCCTATTCTCAACTCTTTCCAGCAAGTAGTGAACAAATATGACATTGATAAAGAGCTGATAGAATTGTTTCTTAGAAGTATGGAAATGGACCTGGAACAAGCACTTTACACCCCCGAAAAATACAATGAATACATCCTTGGATCAGCTCAGGTAGTTGGCCTAATGTGCTTACAAGTTTTTACAGAAGGTGATAAATTACAATATGAAAAACTAAAAGATTCGGCAATGCAGCTCGGTTCTGCCTTTCAAAAGGTAAATTTCCTGAGGGATATTAACGCAGATTATTATACCTTAAGCCGCAGCTATTTCCCTAATGTAAACTTATCGGCCTTCTCCAACACGGAAAAAAAGCTGATTGAAGAGGAAATAGAAGAAGAGTTCAAACGGGCATTGATTGGCATCCGACAACTACCGGCCTCCTCAAGAAACGGTGTTTACCTGGCTTATGTTTATTATAAAAAACTGTTTCAGAAGATTAAATCCAGTACTGCTGAGAAAGTGATGTCGCAAAGGATTAGAATTTCCAATGCCCATAAATTTGGATTGATGTTCGACTCCATCATCCGTTACAAAACGAATACGATATGA